One genomic window of Mucilaginibacter terrenus includes the following:
- a CDS encoding HU family DNA-binding protein, whose protein sequence is MTKAEIIAEISSKTGIEKVDVQETVEAFFKVVKSSMVGGENVYVRGFGSFVVKKRAKKTARNISKNTAIIIPEHFVPSFKPAKTFVEKVRTGNKSAKASK, encoded by the coding sequence TAGCTGAAATCTCTTCTAAAACAGGTATCGAGAAGGTGGACGTGCAGGAAACTGTTGAAGCGTTTTTCAAGGTAGTGAAAAGCTCAATGGTAGGTGGCGAGAATGTTTACGTAAGAGGTTTCGGTAGCTTTGTGGTAAAGAAAAGAGCTAAAAAGACCGCGCGTAACATTTCAAAGAACACTGCCATTATTATCCCTGAGCATTTTGTACCCAGCTTTAAGCCAGCTAAAACTTTTGTAGAGAAAGTACGCACAGGCAACAAATCTGCTAAAGCAAGCAAATAA